A window of Gossypium hirsutum isolate 1008001.06 chromosome D13, Gossypium_hirsutum_v2.1, whole genome shotgun sequence genomic DNA:
GTCacatcaacaaaattaataaatattaactttttaatcTATAAAATGATTTCACCAATTATGTAAATTTAAtgcttaaaagaaataaaatattaaatagtatgcgtcgtttattttaatgtttttggaaGCTAAATGAAATACCAAACCGTCTAGGTTGACCTTGCGAGCTTCATGCTATTTTCACCTTGGATGACTTAATGTTGGGGAAAAGTGTGATATTGCATTTTACTTCCTCTAAATCCTTTAAAATTGTCGGCTTGTTGCATATCAAATTTGCATTTATGGCAATAGTTTGTTTGAAGAGTGTGTAATGAAAGTGTAGTGTTAGTGATTTCAGCCCCTGACACAATTGGATGGCAAGAAGTGCAAGCGATGTGGATTCTACGAGAAGGACGTCATTAAAACAGATGATGTATACGCGGAGTGGGAGTTTTGTGCTACCGACTTTGAAGCTCCAGCTGGaaaatatatattgtttaaaGAGAATCAACTCAATGTTACTTTCCACTGTCAAGAATGCCCATCTCTTCCGGGGggtaaggtttttaatttttttttttcatgaaatttttccaACTTTATGCTTAGGTGCTATTATACCGTATTAAAGAGCTAATTCAGGGCGAGGTTAGTTAAAACCTTTGCTATTATATTGAGATTAAAGCTTGTTGGTTTGGTTTGTGCTTGCATTAGATTTCGTGATTATTTATTATAGAAGGGTAAGATTATACTATACtcatatttggaatttaatttatctattttaatttgatctttGCCTGCATAATGTTATTAATAAATTGATAATATCATTAATTGCTACAATTAAAACAACaaggtgaattttttttcttgttatttaatcacataatcaaaattattgaaaatttaataaattatgttcaatcaataataaatttaaagatCAACCGCAACatttaaagttatataaaataaaatgacaaattttaggTCAACACTTCAATAACAATAACTAACAATTTACTTCAGTGCACGCTTGCTTTTGCAATACTGCTGTGTTTAACTCTAGAGTATGTATTTAAAAATTGGTATTTACTGTGTGTTTGTAGCTTCCAATGCAACCCCAGAAAAGCGTAACATTGAGGATGAGGACGATGACGATGACGATGGGAAAGGATTACGTATTCTTATTGTTTTAGTGATTACTGCGGTTGTTTCAACTGTAACAATAATTGGACTGGTGATGGCAAATAAACACTGGCAAAAAAAGAAGCGTCAACAGGATCAAGCTCGGTTCTTGAAGCTATTCGAAGAAGGAGATGATATCGAGGATGAACTAGGCCTTGGTACTGTAATATGAATGAAATAACCTTGTTACCTCCTGTATAGTAAGTTGACCTTACATAAATTTTGCTTCTTGTGGGAGGAAAAAAGAAATCGGCACTTGTTTTGTGCAAATTTTGATATACATTTGAACAACTCTGTAATACTAAAGTGGCTACAGATATGTGTATAGGTGAGCTTTGTGGCCTTATTGGCAAATCTATTAGTTAAAATAGTATCTAGGTTCCAAGTCTTGTAATGAAGAAGATGCTTTTTGCTTTTAAGTAGCACTTCAATGGAATTACCATTCATCAGTAGCTGAGTATCATCTTGCATACTgtttaacatattatttttttcGTTAATATTGTCTAAATTATTGCAATTATGGATACATCATACGAGCTAGGAGCTATCTGGGTTGTTTTCACCTTGGTTATGGAGGATGAAGGTGCTGAAATGATTTTTGCTTACTTGCATGAGTCTCTGGTGTTTCATCTAGTTCATCACTTCATATTGCTGTATTTCGTTTAGTTCCCGAAGCAAACAAGGGAAGTACCCGAAGATGCCATCGCAAAGTCCCACTTCATCGGTGCAGTGGCCATTTGTAGTTCTCGGTCCCTCTCCATAGTTGCAGTAAGAATCTTCTTCAACTTCTTCACAATATAGATGGTAAGACCAAGGATTAAAATCATAATCAGGTTGACTAAATTCATCCTCATGATTATACCTGCTAGAACTTTGATACTGTTCTTCTCTTTGGCTGCAGTCTTCTCTGTTAACCATGGGGTCATTGCATCTATCGTCATCCCTGCAGTACCCGCTACCGGAGAACAGATAGTCTCCCCAGTAGCTACCACCACAGAAAGAGTCAGATTCCGGTAACCAATACCGGGAATCGTATTCCAATTGTCTCTCCGTCTCTTCCGGATAGTGAGGATGGGGAACAGGATAAGGATGGAACATATCCAACAATGAACCTGGTTCATCGTAACAGTTATAGAACCAAGAAATATAATTATCAATGAGTAGTGTTTCCTCCATTACTGTTACTACAAGTAAAGCTCTAAGGACTTGCTGCCCCTGGGTTATAACAAAAAGGGAGTGGCAAAAATTCCTAAATGATGGTTAACATTGGAGGGAGATTCTCCCATGGTGAACCTTCATTGAATGGAATCTGTTTTTAGAGGAAAAGATAGGCGGCTTTTACTGGAAGCTGAGGACCGGTGGGCGTTAGAGCATCTAATCCAAAACTTCTCTATCACCAAAATGTACTCACTTGCTAGTAAAGCGTCTTTCCTATATTCTCACCACGTTACACTCATTAGCTACATTACCCCCAgcctttatttttataaaatattggtttattatgtattttttatccGTAAAATTATGGGTTTCATATCGTTATACTCCGATTCAGTTTTCcgtttaaaagaattttttgtaTGTATTGTTTTATGGGTTGATATGTATTTTCATACCAATAAAACATTGCTATGAATCATACATGTGTATAGCTTTAATCTTTTAGACATAAAACTAGAAATGTTTCGCTGCAGGTCTCTTTAAATATTGTGTGATAATGTGATAATAAATTGATGTGACAACtcaagaaaaaataatataaatcctTTAAATATGAATGTCTATAACTTATCTAAAACACTTTTTATCATAGAAATTCTCTTAAACGTTAATTTTCTGTTGTCACCAAAagggatggtaagcaaatatagATCATGTTGATGACTTATCACTAGTGAAGAATAATTAATCtgttgataaattaattttatttaatatctattGTAATGATAGTTACAATGAAAAACatataatgtaaaaataaaagtagaaaaaattgatttttagtaatGCAGTTCAGACACAACAGTTTTACGTCTATAAAGTCTCAATTAGTGAATGATTTTATCCAATAATTGTCCGGATCACGTATTAAGTCCAATCTACCCTTacataataaagaaataattacAACCCCAATACCAATCTTATTTATCATGAATCACTCATCCAAATATCTCACAATACAATCAACTCCAACTAATATCTAAAAAAGGTGATCCAAAATAATTACATGAACACAACAAAGCTGTCAACAAAGATACTCATAAAACTTCTCTATAAGTGAAGCAACAAGCAGACTATTTATAAGCTAATACAAAAGTCCATCCAACAGAATTTTGATAAGCTTTAAAtcttatttaaaaactaaaattatatcattaattatCCTGAGCATTTATCAAATAAAAGTTTTTATAAATTACTTTTCTAACAGCTCCAAAAGCTTCTAAAGagataataagatattcataCTTATCAAATTACCTCAAGCAACTCGATTGAGGCTTAGGGAGTTTTTAAAATCTTAGTTGAACCATTCTTTATGATTTGTCAATTATGTCACACGTACGTGGATCGAACTTATTACAAATGAACCCTATTCATGATCCATTTTGATAGCCCAAGTAAAGAAACAATTTCATCAGGACATGAACCGACCAACAATAAATTTCCAAACAATTAGAAATAATTCTaatatgttttcaaaataaaaagggatTTTGCATCAACATTTTAAGAACAAAGATCACCACACCATCAATTCCTTTCTTAGTGTGAAAGTGGCAAGATCAGATAAAGGAATTGTTCTATACCAAAGAATATACGGTTTAAAACTTATCTTAGAAATAGGTTTAACAGGAGCTAAACCAAATGCCACTAAATTAGACTAACATATATAACTATTATAAACCACATACCAATGATGAAAAGATAGATTAACAATGAAATGTCGAAAACATGATAATATAATAACCACAAAACAAATAGTTTAGAGTGGGAGGATCATGCTATTCCGAGATGAAGCTGACGACAATAGCATCGGTGTTGCCACCGTTTTAGTGGAAAGAAGCAAAGAGATTTGGCAGTAGCATAAGTTGCGTGAGACTTGTTCAAGGCTGCCATTTCAGACTTTGATTTTTAAGTTTAGGTATACTTTTCTTTTAACCGGAACCCAACTTGAACTGCCTAGCCAAATCATTGTGGTGTTTGGCTGTGTTATGGGTAAGTTGAAGTACGGTGGTGGTTACAGGTGAAGAGCCCGGTTGTATGTACACGGTAATACAGGGTCTCGAGCGATGGGATTAAAGATGATAGTGTGGTGATGCTTATTGTTAAATGGTGAAGATGAAGACTTGATGATGGAGGTTAAGAGTTATGGAAGGTGAATGGCTCTTATTGGAGAACAGGTACAGAATTTTACTTAAACAAagtctaataaaataataatatttaatagaaaaatacaatatttcacTACATGTGGAATACACGGTACAACAACACTATGGGATACTGGGTTAGCGCCCCTCAGGATGAGCTTTTGAACCTGTCTCGCATATTGGGTACAATTATCTTTGCGTTCTAAACTTTTATCCAACACTTACAGTTTATTGAACTAAATAATTATTTGTTCATTTCCCAAACTATTATTTACTTTACTagttaattaaatttatcaaattaaataattttctcaattctaATTCTAATATAATAATGGGTACCTTaccatattaatattttatgaggaaatatatttgaTTTCCTCATTAAATAATTCTCACtacaaacttcaattatttagttgcattaaattaaataataattccaaaaaactaatttaatttccaagtcaGTTTTTGTATTTAGCAAGAAAATAAATTCACTGCAATTAGGTATACAAGTATTTTATTTCTCTTCATCATCATCTTTACCCATTCCGTAGCATCATTTTACATGCAATTCGTATTGGGTTATATCGAGCTACCATAGCGAGAAAGTTAGCCCTCCTaccatatattatattatatcaaaTAGTTTTCATGTATGCATTAAGGTGGGGTGGGGTAATCGATTTATTTGATGTTAATAATTTGGTTTCGGttttgaaattcaaatccgtcaaaatcaaattaaccaaatttacacctattaaatataaaatatttaaacccaAACTCAAACCTAATACCAACCAATCCCAAAccctaatttaaacattattcaAAACCCaacctaaataaaaataaatccatTCAAGCTGGACATGAGTAAAGCTTATGACAGTTAAATGGGGTTTTATTCAAGCAATAATGGTTCATATGGGACTTGAAAGACAATGGATTGATTTGATTATGAAGTGAGATATTCGTGGGCTGGATTATTCGAATATCTCGTACGCTGTGAGTATTAAAGGGAGAATAGGGGAGGTTTTTTGTCCTTCTAGAGAACTCCGACAAGCAGATCCTTTGagtcctttcttttttttaatttatagcgAGGGGCTCTAATGCGACTTCCTCAAAAGAACAAGCTTCTCAAAAAGGATCTAAGGCGGGTAGACGGGGGTCCAGTGATTTCGCATCTGCTTTTTATAGATTATTGTATTCTGTTTGGCGAGACTACTGTGAGTGGACTCAAATCTTAAAAGAGGTCTCACAGGAATACGTGGGGTGGTCAATCCAGtgtgttaattttgaaaaatcttctattttttttttatagttcgaATACTTCTAAAGATGATAAAGAAATGATATCTAGAAGATTGGGTGTGAGATATTCGAATAATCCAGAGAAACATTTAGGCCCTCCTAGCACGGTGGGAAGAAATAAGAAAGCTTTGTTTCAGATTTTGAAGgacaaaatgaagaaaaagattgATGGGTGGAGTATTCGTTTTCTCTCTGAAGGGGGAAAAGAGATTTTTATAAAGTCAGTTCTACAAGCTATGACAACTTAGTCTATAGCATGCTTTCTGCTCCCTAAATCTCTATGCAGTGGATAGTATAATTGCAAAATTCTAGTGGCAAAAGGAACCTGGGCGAAGAGGAATTCACTGGTGCAAAAGGGTGAATGGGCTTTTGGAATCTAGAGGAATTCAACATTGCCCTACTGGCAAAACAAGGCTGGAGACTTATTACCAATCCAGATTCACTTTTAGCTCGCGTTTTAAAAGCCAAATATTTTCACACGTCCGATTTTCCAAATGGAAGTCGGTAACTACGCTGTCATATACCTGGAAGAGTACTTAGGCTTTGCGGggtttattaatggatggtttagGCTGGAGGGTTAGTACAGGGGAGAAGATATCTCTTTTTATGCATACATGGTTACCAGGTTCCAATTATTACAGATTAAATCCTAACTCTTCCAATACTAATATGTCTGTTGCTTTGGAACTAATAGATAATATCAATAGAGTGGAATAAAGAGCTCATCAATACCTTCTCGACAGCAGATGCGGCTAGGATTTTGCAGATTCCCCTGGCAACAGAGCGACATGATGACATAGTGGTGTGGAGAGGTGAGCCTTCAGGAGAGTTCTCTGTCCGTagcgcctataaactattacataGAGGTAATTTTGATCCTACTTTAGATGAGTTACGGGCCACttctaaaaaattatacaaaaaaactTTGGAGCCTAAAGCTTcctactaaattgaaaattacaaTATGGAGGATATCAAAGAATTTCATCCCTACTCTTGTGAACTTAAATCACAAAAGAAGAGTGTCCAACACGGGCTGCCCCAGATGCAATATAGATATCGTAACTATGGATCATGTTTCTCGAATATGTTCTGTTTCCGTAGAAGTTTGGTCTCTGTTAGGGATGCAATGGATCTTACAAAAACCAGACTTTGATAGTTTTACATGGCTTATCTAGGTTTTTGAAGAGAGCTCACTGTATCAAAGAAGGTTGTTTTGTTGCGCCCTTTTGGCCCTCTGGACGGATAGAAATAAAAGACTATATGAAGGAAAGACCCAATCAGCAAGGGAGATCTCTATATTCATATCTAGCTACATAAAAGAAATGGACGATTTAGAAGGAAGTGGACTTACAAGAAATGTTGATATAACGACCTGGGTACCCCCATCTGGCACAACCATAAAGATTAATTATGATGGGGCGTTTGACAAGCAAAGATCTCAATTGGCATCCGGAGTTGTAGCAAGGAATGGGGAGGATCGGGTCCTGATTGTAAGATCGAAACTGCATGAGAATGTTGGATCTGCTTTTGCAGCAGCGGCCCTGGCATGTTTATGTGCAATTCAAACAGGAATGGAGATGGGTTTATCAGAAACAATAATCGAAGAGGACGCGCTTTCAATAGTAAAAAAATGCAGGAATCATGTTATGGACAAATCAGAAATCGCTGCATATATACGAAATATTCACCTTATTGCGGAACATTTTCGATGGATTCACTTCAGACACATTAAGAAAGGAAGCAAATCGCTTTGCACATACCATAGCTACGGAGAGTCTAAGAAGGGAAGAACAATAATACCTGAATGGAACGGTCCCTGGCTTCACCTTGCGACAGATGGAAGAAGAATGGCTGCTAGAACTTAACTGAACAAGGGTTGGAAGTAGGTTTCATGGAGAGGAAAAGACAATGAAATGAATTAGAAATCGGGGTCTTTTCTGGTTATTGGAAACGGCAGGCTTGGGAAAGTGGAAAGCATTAATTATCACGGTTTCCAGTATGATTTGACTGGGCAAGTCTATCGATTTAGTTTTTTCAAATTAAACTTTGCtgatattttttgttttctttgttttaggCCTGCTTTGTTTTGTAATGTGACGTGGGTCTACTTTTTTGGGCCCAAATctgtttttctttgtttattaTTAATAAAGCCCAGTCAGTCTTtgcttcaaaaaaaataaatctattctaaattaaaaactaatataaatataataatattaataaaaaataatatcaataaaaatattaaaatttaatcaataaaaataaaattaaaatctaaattcccaaatcataaaaaaaaataaaactttaaatttcaaatcgttaaaattaaacttattaataattttattagtaCTACATAATAAATCATGTTTAATCATTTGAGATAAGTACAACACTAGTTACTatactattaaattaatatattatgtcaTGTTATACCTACAGAGCAAACCTCATGGTATACCCACAAAAGACTCAACACGTATCTCCTAACCGAGCTAGCGTTCTAGGGGATCATGCATGTCCAGCCTGCTAATTTGTGAACCTTGACCTAGCGAACCGTATGTATTGTATAGATCTACTAAGTACATGTGAGGTCTGTGTGTCACGGGTAGGGGTtttcagtcggttaaccgacccaaaataacattaaccgaattaaccgacctttcaaaatttttaatcattaaccgaatcaaaattttttcaaaaaaattaactgaaccaaaattttttcagTTAATTCAATCGGttaccgaattaaccgaaaattatatgtttttttatttttggttaaaaattaaccgaattaaccgaattactcgaattaaccgaattactcgaattacccaaattaaccgaattgaatcactacataattaaaaacattacataagtctttgaatcactacataattaaaaacattacataagtcttgaaattaacacataattgaaatgtaagtctttaatattctccatttgtatccatttcttctctccaaaagatctccatttgcattaaagctacaaaaaaaaaaacatgtgcctatttatatattatttttatttttatttattaaattatttgttatttttatgattgggttgggttgggtaattgggtaattgggtaattgggttgggttagatacttgggtttggattgggtttaggtgaataatgggcctatttatatatattatagttttatttattaaatttttcggttgaaccgaaaaaatttggttaatcGACCGATTAActgaattcggtcggttaatcaaatttttcgattttacccaaattttgcacacccctagtcACGGGCCACAGTTCAAAGCCTGTGACTATTGCACAAGGTACatcccatggaggtctatcgattagatggggcTCACTTGACCCACGAGAATTGGCCTGATTCAAAGAACTGATGGAGAAGCCTATCTATTTGAAGCTTGGGTGGTCCAATGaaacaaatatgaaaaattaggCTACCATGGTAAAAGGGAAATTAATCATAAAAGATTAAGGGGAATAAAATTTGataagatttgatttgattttgtaatctaAGAGATTATGTAAATCCCTTAATTATAGAAATGATTTGATATCATTCGTCGATGTAATTCAATCTATACCATCGGTTTTGGAGGAGCTCAAcaataaataga
This region includes:
- the LOC107925997 gene encoding uncharacterized protein, whose translation is MSNPHLLNSRISFHFLVWWILFGCFPGLISSFEVTLDSIEIFRTHDWISKPTVYFECKGENTTLLPDVTKINVVYSFKGQESWQPLTQLDGKKCKRCGFYEKDVIKTDDVYAEWEFCATDFEAPAGKYILFKENQLNVTFHCQECPSLPGASNATPEKRNIEDEDDDDDDGKGLRILIVLVITAVVSTVTIIGLVMANKHWQKKKRQQDQARFLKLFEEGDDIEDELGLGTVI
- the LOC107926006 gene encoding uncharacterized protein — protein: MVCAKRFASFLNVSEVNPSKMFRNKGRCCKSRSNILMQFRSYNQDPILPIPCYNSGCQLRSLLVKRPIIINLYGCARWGYPGRYINISFFYFYPSRGPKGRNKTTFFDTVSSLQKPR